One part of the Musa acuminata AAA Group cultivar baxijiao chromosome BXJ1-5, Cavendish_Baxijiao_AAA, whole genome shotgun sequence genome encodes these proteins:
- the LOC135672957 gene encoding AT-hook motif nuclear-localized protein 23-like isoform X2, protein MAGLDLSTATSSSAKIEHGQFSGAAESDDSPFTPDQGAAQGGAAGRRPRGRPPGSKNKPKPPVIITQESANTLRAHILEVGAGCDVFDCIATYARRRQRGVCVLSGSGIVTNVTLHQPSASGGVVTLQGRFEILSLSGSFLPPPAPPGATSLTIFLAGGQGQVVGGNVAGTLLAAGPVLVITASFTNVAYERLPLEEEESPPLQMQPPAPQGSGGDGGSGGAGGSPFPDPSSILPLFNLPLNMTNSQLPADAHGWAGEATATRRLPF, encoded by the exons ATGGCTGGCTTGGATCTGAGCACCGCTACAAG CAGCAGTGCTAAGATCGAGCATGGCCAATTCAGCGGCGCCGCGGAAAGCGACGACTCGCCGTTCACCCCCGATCAGGGGGCTGCTCAAGGCGGCGCGGCGGGCCGGCGCCCCCGGGGCCGCCCCCCGGGCTCCAAGAACAAGCCTAAGCCCCCGGTGATCATCACCCAGGAGAGCGCCAACACTCTCCGTGCTCACATCCTCGAGGTCGGCGCCGGATGTGACGTCTTCGACTGCATCGCCACCTACGCCCGGCGCAGGCAGCGCGGCGTCTGCGTCCTCAGCGGGAGCGGCATCGTCACCAACGTCACCCTCCACCAGCCCTCCGCGTCCGGTGGCGTGGTCACCCTCCAAGGCCGCTTCGAGATCTTATCGCTCTCGGGGTCCTTCCTTCCGCCACCCGCTCCTCCCGGGGCTACTAGCCTCACCATCTTCCTCGCCGGTGGACAAGGCCAAGTGGTCGGCGGCAACGTCGCCGGAACGCTGCTTGCGGCCGGCCCGGTTCTTGTCATCACTGCTTCCTTCACCAACGTCGCATATGAGCGGCTCCCGCTAGAGGAGGAAGAATCCCCGCCGCTGCAGATGCAGCCACCAGCGCCACAAGGATCAGGAGGAGACGGAGGGAGCGGCGGAGCGGGAGGCAGTCCCTTCCCTGACCCGTCATCGATCTTACCATTGTTCAACTTGCCGCTCAACATGACAAATAGCCAATTGCCGGCGGACGCGCACGGTTGGGCGGGGGAAGCAACCGCAACCAGGCGGCTACCTTTCTGA
- the LOC135672957 gene encoding AT-hook motif nuclear-localized protein 23-like isoform X1, whose translation MAGLDLSTATRYVHHHHLHLAHHLNPSSEDDNNNSSSAKIEHGQFSGAAESDDSPFTPDQGAAQGGAAGRRPRGRPPGSKNKPKPPVIITQESANTLRAHILEVGAGCDVFDCIATYARRRQRGVCVLSGSGIVTNVTLHQPSASGGVVTLQGRFEILSLSGSFLPPPAPPGATSLTIFLAGGQGQVVGGNVAGTLLAAGPVLVITASFTNVAYERLPLEEEESPPLQMQPPAPQGSGGDGGSGGAGGSPFPDPSSILPLFNLPLNMTNSQLPADAHGWAGEATATRRLPF comes from the coding sequence ATGGCTGGCTTGGATCTGAGCACCGCTACAAGGTACGTCCACCACCACCATCTTCACCTCGCCCACCACCTTAACCCGAGCTCAGAGGATGACAACAATAACAGCAGCAGTGCTAAGATCGAGCATGGCCAATTCAGCGGCGCCGCGGAAAGCGACGACTCGCCGTTCACCCCCGATCAGGGGGCTGCTCAAGGCGGCGCGGCGGGCCGGCGCCCCCGGGGCCGCCCCCCGGGCTCCAAGAACAAGCCTAAGCCCCCGGTGATCATCACCCAGGAGAGCGCCAACACTCTCCGTGCTCACATCCTCGAGGTCGGCGCCGGATGTGACGTCTTCGACTGCATCGCCACCTACGCCCGGCGCAGGCAGCGCGGCGTCTGCGTCCTCAGCGGGAGCGGCATCGTCACCAACGTCACCCTCCACCAGCCCTCCGCGTCCGGTGGCGTGGTCACCCTCCAAGGCCGCTTCGAGATCTTATCGCTCTCGGGGTCCTTCCTTCCGCCACCCGCTCCTCCCGGGGCTACTAGCCTCACCATCTTCCTCGCCGGTGGACAAGGCCAAGTGGTCGGCGGCAACGTCGCCGGAACGCTGCTTGCGGCCGGCCCGGTTCTTGTCATCACTGCTTCCTTCACCAACGTCGCATATGAGCGGCTCCCGCTAGAGGAGGAAGAATCCCCGCCGCTGCAGATGCAGCCACCAGCGCCACAAGGATCAGGAGGAGACGGAGGGAGCGGCGGAGCGGGAGGCAGTCCCTTCCCTGACCCGTCATCGATCTTACCATTGTTCAACTTGCCGCTCAACATGACAAATAGCCAATTGCCGGCGGACGCGCACGGTTGGGCGGGGGAAGCAACCGCAACCAGGCGGCTACCTTTCTGA